The following proteins are encoded in a genomic region of Gossypium hirsutum isolate 1008001.06 chromosome D05, Gossypium_hirsutum_v2.1, whole genome shotgun sequence:
- the LOC107914636 gene encoding vesicle transport protein GOT1 gives MASFEMNDRKKIGLGLTGFGIFFSFLGIIFLFDKGFLAMGNILFISGVALTIGLKSTMQFFMKRQNFKGTISFGVGFFFVVIGWPIIGMVLEAYGFIVLFSGFWPTLAVFLQRIPIVGWLFQQPYIRSLFDRYRGRRVPV, from the exons ATGGCTTCCTTTGAAATGAACGACCGAAAGA aaattgggCTAGGATTAACCGGATTTggcatatttttttcatttctcggAATTATCTTCTTGTTCGACAAGGGATTTCTTGCCATGGGAAAT ATCCTTTTCATATCAGGAGTGGCCTTGACTATTGGTCTGAAGTCTACCATGCAATTTTTCATGAAACgtcaaaattttaag GGAACAATTTCGTTTGGTGTTGGCTTCTTTTTTGTTGTCATTGGATGGCCTATCATTGGCATGGTATTGGAGGCATATGGGTTTATTGTGCTCtttag TGGTTTTTGGCCAACACTGGCAGTGTTTTTGCAGAGGATACCTATTGTTGGTTGGTTGTTCCAGCAACCATATATTAGATCG TTGTTCGACCGATACCGGGGCAGGCGGGTGCCAGTATAA